In the Labrys wisconsinensis genome, GCGGTGGAGGCGACCTTCGTCAACAAGGACGCGGCCGGGACGCTGAAGCTCGGCCAGGCCCGCGGCATCGCCCTGCTGGTGCCGGCCCGCGCCGGCCTGCCGGTCGGCGAATATGCGCCGAACCTGGTGAAGAAGACCGTGGTCGGCGCCGGCCATGCCGAGAAGCAGCAGATCCGCCTGATGATCAAGATCCTGCTGCCCAAGGCCGATCCGAAGTCGGACGACGCCGCCGACGCCCTGGCCATCGCCATCACCCATGCGAACCATCGCGGCCGCCGCAGCCTGGAGGCGATGCTGGCGCGGGCGTGACGGCGGCGCGATCAGGGAGTGCGCCTGCCGCCGCTCACGGCCGGAACGGCCTCGTCGGCGGGATCGAACGCGGCCAGGATCCGCGACCGGCCGGTCCAGGCGATGCCCCAGGCGGCCAGGGCCACGGCCGCGACGACGAGCATCGGCAGCCGCATCCCGACCGTCTGCGCAAAGCCGCCGACGGCCAGGGCCCCGAGCCCTCCCGCCGCCCGCTGCAGCAGGAAGCGCGTGCTCATCACCCGCCCGCGCTGGGCATCGTCCACCGTGGTCTGGAGGATGGCGAGGGTGGCGGTCCGGGCGGTCTCGCCGGCGAATCCGAAGATCAGCATGAGCGGCACGGAGATGAGGAGGGCCGGCGAGGCGGCGAGCCCGCCGACGGCGAGCGTGAACAGGAGGAAGGCCCAGAACACCCGCAGCGGCGTGGTGCGGACGGAGCCGCCATGCGCCAGCCAGAGCGCCGCCAGCGTCGCGCCGAGGCCGCCCGTTCCGAGCAGGATCGAGACGCCGCCGATGCCGGCGCCGAGCAGCGTGTCGCTGTAGGCCGGCATCAGCTGGTAGACGGTGGCCAGGAGCGCGTCCCCCGCCAGCATCATCGCCAGGAGCGCGCGGATGCCGCCGTGCCGCAGGATGTAGCGCGCGCCCTCCGGCACGTCCGCCAGGAAGGAGCGGCGGTCGGACCTCGACTGGCGGTAGCCCTCGGGGGTCCGCAGGAAACACACCGTCGCGAAATAGACGAGGTAGCCGGCGACGTTGGTCGCGAAGGCCGCCGCCACGCCGCCATGCACCAGGATCCATCCGGCGATGGCCGGGCCGGCGAAAATTGCGAACTGCGTGTAGGAGGCGCTGACCGCGATCGCCGCAGGCAGGCGCTCGCGCGCCACGAAGCGGGGCATCATGCCATAGGATGCCGGCACGCTGAACGCATGGATGACCCCGTGCAGCACCGCGCAGACGCACAGCACCGGCAGCGTCAGCTGTCCGGTGAACGCCAGGACCGTGAGGACGAGCGCCTTGAGGAAGTCGAAGCCATAGGCGGTCACGACCATCCTCAGACGGTCGATGCGATCGGCCAGCGCCCCGCCGAACGGCAGCAGCAGCACATTGGCGAGCGCATCGAGCAGCACGATGGCCGCCAGCCAGGCCGGCGAGCGGGTGAGCTCCCAGGCCGCCCAGGAAAAGGCGATCTGCTGCACGAAATAGGTGATCCAGGAGACGATGGACCCCACGGAATAGAGGCGGAAATTGCGATCGGCAAAGGCCTCGCCGATGCCGCCGAGCCGCTGCCTCAGGCGCATCGACCGGTCTCCGGTCCGAGGATCACGGCGCTTTGCATCTCATCCGCGCGTCATGGGGACTTGTCCGGCCACGACGATGACGGACTTGCCGGGCCTCGCGCAAGAACCGGACGCGTGCAGCCGTCGGGAATCGGTCCGGGCCGAGGCCGCCGCGTCGCGATCTCCGACGTCGCGCGGCAAGACTTGTAACGGCCGCCTCATCCGCGACCGTCATGGGCGGATCAAGCGCGGCCATGACGGCCCTGGTGCCGTGGCCAGCGGCCATGGCGAAAGCCCCGCCGTTCCTCCGCCCCCCGAACCCACACCCTTGCGCCGCCCGCCGCTCGACACCCCTCGCGCCAGCGCTCATAAAGCGGCGTACAAACAGGAAACGCGATTCGCATGATCGGGAAGCTGCGCGGCATCGTCGACAGTGCCGGCGAGGACTGGGTGATCCTCGACGTCGGCGGCGTCGGCTATGTCGTCTTCTGCTCCAGCCGCACGCTGGCCGGCCTGCCCGCGGCCGGCGAGTTGGCGACGCTCGCCATCGAGACCTATGTGCGCGAGGACCAGATCCGCCTGTTCGGCTTCGCCACCGACCTGGAGCGCGAATGGTTCCGCCTGCTGCAGACGGTGCAGGGCGTCGGCACCAAGGTGGCGCTGGCGATCCTATCCACCCTGAAGGCCTCGGACCTCGCCTCGGCCATCGCGCTCGGCGACAAGGTCGTCGTCGCGCGGGCGCCCGGCGTCGGCCCGAAGGTGGCCCAGCGCATCGTCACCGAGCTGAAGGACCGCGTGCCCTCCTTCGACGGCATCGCGCCGGATCTCGCCAGGCTCCAGGGCGACCTCGGCGATGCCCGCGC is a window encoding:
- the ruvA gene encoding Holliday junction branch migration protein RuvA, producing the protein MIGKLRGIVDSAGEDWVILDVGGVGYVVFCSSRTLAGLPAAGELATLAIETYVREDQIRLFGFATDLEREWFRLLQTVQGVGTKVALAILSTLKASDLASAIALGDKVVVARAPGVGPKVAQRIVTELKDRVPSFDGIAPDLARLQGDLGDARAPAPVADAVSALVNLGYGQAQASAAVAAALREAGEAAETARLIRLGLKELAK
- a CDS encoding MFS transporter, with the translated sequence MRLRQRLGGIGEAFADRNFRLYSVGSIVSWITYFVQQIAFSWAAWELTRSPAWLAAIVLLDALANVLLLPFGGALADRIDRLRMVVTAYGFDFLKALVLTVLAFTGQLTLPVLCVCAVLHGVIHAFSVPASYGMMPRFVARERLPAAIAVSASYTQFAIFAGPAIAGWILVHGGVAAAFATNVAGYLVYFATVCFLRTPEGYRQSRSDRRSFLADVPEGARYILRHGGIRALLAMMLAGDALLATVYQLMPAYSDTLLGAGIGGVSILLGTGGLGATLAALWLAHGGSVRTTPLRVFWAFLLFTLAVGGLAASPALLISVPLMLIFGFAGETARTATLAILQTTVDDAQRGRVMSTRFLLQRAAGGLGALAVGGFAQTVGMRLPMLVVAAVALAAWGIAWTGRSRILAAFDPADEAVPAVSGGRRTP
- the ruvC gene encoding crossover junction endodeoxyribonuclease RuvC produces the protein MTPVRILGIDPGLRRTGWGVIDVVGNKLIFVACGTVTSDDKDELARRLVSLHDGLSEVVARHAPDEAAVEATFVNKDAAGTLKLGQARGIALLVPARAGLPVGEYAPNLVKKTVVGAGHAEKQQIRLMIKILLPKADPKSDDAADALAIAITHANHRGRRSLEAMLARA